A stretch of the Arthrobacter sp. PAMC 25486 genome encodes the following:
- the dprA gene encoding DNA-processing protein DprA: MNNNSGVQIARAALTRLMEPSDMPGLALIRVLGPEDAVAFIRGSDSTHPKVEQEMTEALQDAGTESWSGLADVLGRWRPRLADVSPERDLATLARLGGSLLVPEDPHWPRALDDLELGAPIALWCRGNVRDIPAQERCIAVVGSRDSTSYGANVTGEITHSLVQRHYTVISGGAYGIDANAHRGALSASAEPGVPVTIAVMAGGVDRFYPSGNDELLRTIAERGLVVAEVPPGTNPTRYRFLQRNRLIAALCQVTVVVEARWRSGALNTARHAEMLSRTVGAVPGSVYSANSAGCHRLLREGAAVCVTDAADIAELAGAAGENLRPDQPVEAAIYDGLGTSDLLLLDALPLRTATTLDKLCVVAGLSPATVLSGLGRLESLGLAERVGGGWKRRSQ; the protein is encoded by the coding sequence ATGAACAACAACAGCGGCGTGCAGATCGCCCGTGCGGCACTGACACGGTTGATGGAGCCCTCGGACATGCCCGGGCTGGCCCTGATCCGGGTACTGGGGCCCGAGGATGCCGTGGCGTTCATCCGAGGCAGCGACTCCACCCACCCCAAGGTGGAACAGGAGATGACCGAGGCGCTGCAGGACGCCGGAACGGAAAGCTGGAGCGGACTGGCCGACGTGCTGGGCAGGTGGCGCCCGCGACTTGCCGACGTGTCACCCGAGCGCGACCTTGCCACCCTGGCGAGGCTGGGCGGGAGCCTGCTGGTGCCGGAGGACCCGCACTGGCCGCGGGCGCTGGACGACCTGGAGCTGGGTGCGCCCATTGCCTTGTGGTGCCGGGGAAACGTCCGGGACATTCCGGCCCAGGAACGGTGCATCGCCGTGGTTGGCTCCCGGGACAGCACCAGCTACGGAGCCAACGTCACGGGCGAGATCACCCATTCGCTGGTGCAGCGCCATTACACGGTGATCAGCGGCGGGGCCTATGGCATTGACGCCAATGCACACAGGGGGGCGCTCAGTGCCTCCGCTGAACCCGGGGTCCCGGTCACGATCGCCGTCATGGCAGGGGGAGTGGACAGGTTCTATCCATCAGGGAATGACGAGCTGCTGCGCACCATTGCCGAACGCGGCCTGGTTGTTGCAGAGGTGCCACCGGGCACCAACCCCACCCGCTACAGGTTCCTGCAGCGCAACCGCCTCATAGCTGCCCTGTGCCAGGTGACAGTTGTGGTGGAGGCACGCTGGCGTTCAGGGGCGCTGAACACCGCCCGCCATGCTGAGATGCTCAGCAGGACGGTGGGAGCCGTTCCGGGTTCGGTCTACTCAGCAAATTCCGCAGGCTGCCACAGACTGTTGCGCGAAGGTGCGGCAGTTTGTGTCACCGACGCCGCGGACATCGCCGAGCTGGCAGGGGCGGCGGGGGAGAACCTGCGCCCCGACCAGCCGGTGGAGGCAGCCATTTACGACGGCTTGGGCACCTCGGACCTGCTGCTGCTCGACGCACTGCCCCTGCGTACTGCCACAACGCTGGATAAGTTGTGCGTGGTGGCCGGGTTGAGTCCGGCTACGGTCCTGTCGGGTCTGGGCCGGCTTGAATCGCTGGGACTGGCTGAACGGGTGGGAGGCGGCTGGAAGCGGCGCAGCCAATAG
- a CDS encoding DUF2469 domain-containing protein, translating to MSAEDLENYETDMELQLYREYRDVVNLFSYVVETERRFYLANHVDLQARSADGEVYFDLTLQDAWVWDVYRTARFVKNVRVITFKDVNVEELVKTDDLQVPKDGQLGPLG from the coding sequence ATGAGCGCTGAGGATCTGGAAAACTACGAAACCGACATGGAGCTGCAGCTTTACCGGGAATACCGTGACGTGGTGAACCTGTTTAGCTACGTGGTCGAAACCGAACGCCGTTTTTACCTGGCCAACCACGTGGATCTGCAGGCACGGTCGGCCGACGGTGAGGTCTACTTCGACCTCACACTGCAGGACGCGTGGGTGTGGGATGTGTACAGGACGGCCCGCTTCGTGAAAAACGTCCGGGTCATCACCTTCAAGGACGTCAACGTTGAGGAACTGGTCAAGACCGACGACCTGCAGGTCCCAAAGGACGGCCAGCTCGGCCCCCTGGGCTGA
- a CDS encoding beta-ketoacyl-ACP synthase III, which translates to MSTPTLKQNATRAGSTILGIGAYRPSVIVTNEDVCQWIDSSDEWIQQRTGIITRHRAPKDVSVVDMAVSAGAEAIKGAGIEPSQIGAVLVSTVTHPYATPSAAALIADRLGATPAPAFDISAACAGYCYGVAQADALVRSGTADYVLVIGVEKLSDVIDNHERTISFLLGDGAGAVVIGPSDEPGISPSVWGSDGSKWETIGMTHSQLDIRDFSEQAMKGDGVALAAADEAHSTLWPTLRQDGQTVFRWAVWEMAKMAKKALEEAGITAGDLGAFVPHQANMRIIDELAKQLKLPEHVIIGRDIADAGNTSAASIPLATHRLLAENPELSGKLSLQIGFGAGLVFGAQVVRLP; encoded by the coding sequence GTGAGCACCCCCACCCTGAAGCAGAACGCCACACGCGCAGGATCAACCATCCTGGGCATTGGCGCGTACCGCCCCTCCGTCATCGTCACGAATGAGGACGTATGCCAGTGGATCGACTCCTCCGACGAGTGGATCCAGCAGCGCACCGGCATCATCACCCGCCACCGCGCCCCGAAGGACGTTTCGGTTGTGGACATGGCTGTCTCGGCCGGCGCCGAGGCCATCAAGGGCGCCGGCATTGAGCCGTCCCAAATTGGGGCCGTGCTGGTCTCAACGGTGACCCACCCGTACGCCACGCCGTCGGCCGCCGCCTTGATCGCCGACCGGCTCGGCGCCACCCCGGCACCCGCCTTCGACATCTCCGCCGCCTGCGCCGGTTACTGCTACGGCGTGGCCCAGGCCGATGCCCTGGTGCGCTCCGGCACCGCCGACTACGTCCTGGTGATCGGCGTTGAGAAACTCTCGGACGTGATCGACAACCACGAACGCACCATTTCCTTCCTGTTGGGCGACGGCGCCGGCGCCGTTGTCATCGGCCCCTCCGACGAGCCGGGCATCAGCCCCTCGGTGTGGGGTTCGGACGGCAGCAAGTGGGAGACCATCGGCATGACGCACTCCCAGCTGGACATTCGCGACTTCAGTGAGCAGGCCATGAAGGGCGACGGCGTTGCCCTCGCCGCTGCCGACGAGGCTCACTCCACGTTGTGGCCCACCCTGCGCCAGGACGGGCAGACCGTGTTCCGCTGGGCTGTGTGGGAGATGGCGAAGATGGCGAAGAAGGCCTTGGAAGAGGCCGGCATCACCGCCGGCGACCTCGGCGCCTTCGTGCCGCACCAGGCCAACATGCGCATCATCGATGAACTCGCCAAGCAGCTGAAACTTCCCGAGCACGTCATCATTGGCCGCGACATTGCCGACGCCGGCAACACCTCCGCAGCCTCCATTCCTTTGGCAACACACCGCCTGCTCGCAGAGAACCCGGAGCTCTCCGGTAAACTTTCGCTTCAGATCGGCTTTGGTGCCGGACTGGTGTTTGGCGCCCAAGTGGTGCGCCTGCCCTAA
- the fabF gene encoding beta-ketoacyl-ACP synthase II — MARKVVITGLGATTPIGGDVPTMWMNALKGVSGAHTLTDDWVEKYDLPVHFAAKASTPATEVLSRVEAKRMDPSTQFAVVAAREAWKDSGLEDVDHDRLAVAFATGIGGVWTLLDAWDTLREKGPRRVLPMTVPMLMPNGPAAAVSLDLGARAGAHTPVSACASGTEALHIGLELIRSGKADVVMAGGAEAAIHPMPLASFAAMQALSKRNDSPETASRPYDISRDGFVMGEGAGALVLEAEEHALARGARIYGELAGTAVTADAYHITAPDPQGLGATRALKAALFDARALPEDVVHVNAHATSTPVGDKPEYTALKAALGEHVDNVCVSATKSQMGHLLGASGAVESVLTVLAVYHRLAPVTINLENQDPDIPLDVVTGTPRELPEGEIMALNNSFGFGGHNAVVAIRSTGPKVELP, encoded by the coding sequence ATGGCCCGCAAAGTAGTCATCACCGGACTGGGCGCCACCACGCCCATTGGCGGCGACGTCCCGACCATGTGGATGAACGCCCTCAAAGGAGTCTCCGGCGCCCACACGCTCACTGACGACTGGGTGGAAAAGTACGATCTTCCCGTGCATTTCGCCGCCAAGGCATCAACTCCTGCCACTGAGGTGCTCAGCCGTGTAGAGGCCAAGCGCATGGACCCCTCAACACAGTTCGCTGTTGTTGCCGCCCGTGAGGCCTGGAAGGATTCCGGCCTCGAAGACGTCGACCACGACCGCCTCGCCGTCGCCTTTGCCACCGGAATCGGCGGCGTCTGGACCCTTCTCGACGCGTGGGACACCCTGCGTGAAAAGGGCCCCCGCCGCGTCCTGCCCATGACAGTTCCCATGCTGATGCCGAATGGCCCCGCAGCAGCCGTCAGCCTGGATCTGGGCGCCCGCGCCGGCGCCCACACTCCTGTCTCCGCCTGCGCATCAGGTACCGAGGCCCTGCACATCGGCCTTGAGCTCATCCGCTCAGGCAAGGCCGACGTCGTCATGGCCGGTGGCGCCGAAGCCGCCATCCACCCCATGCCGCTGGCTTCCTTCGCCGCCATGCAGGCCCTGTCCAAGCGCAATGACTCCCCGGAGACGGCATCACGGCCCTACGACATCAGCCGTGACGGCTTCGTCATGGGCGAAGGCGCCGGCGCGCTCGTGCTGGAAGCCGAGGAGCACGCCCTGGCCCGCGGCGCCCGCATTTACGGTGAGCTTGCCGGTACCGCGGTCACGGCCGACGCGTACCACATCACGGCTCCGGATCCCCAGGGACTGGGTGCCACCCGCGCCCTCAAGGCGGCCTTGTTCGACGCCCGGGCCCTGCCCGAGGACGTGGTGCATGTCAACGCCCATGCCACCTCAACCCCGGTCGGCGACAAGCCGGAGTACACCGCGCTCAAAGCGGCCTTGGGCGAGCACGTGGACAACGTGTGCGTCTCGGCCACGAAGTCGCAGATGGGGCACCTGCTGGGCGCCTCCGGGGCCGTCGAGTCGGTGCTGACCGTCCTCGCCGTTTACCACCGGCTGGCCCCCGTCACCATCAACCTGGAGAACCAGGATCCGGACATCCCGCTGGACGTTGTCACCGGAACCCCGCGTGAACTCCCCGAGGGCGAGATCATGGCGCTGAACAACTCCTTCGGCTTCGGCGGGCACAACGCCGTTGTTGCCATCCGCAGCACCGGCCCCAAGGTGGAGCTTCCGTAG
- a CDS encoding DUF3145 domain-containing protein, whose amino-acid sequence MKVETTRGVLFVHSAPAVMCPHIESSIAGVMDQRTDLQWTAQPAAPNVLRTELNWRGPAGTGARLASALRGWANVRYEVTEEPSAGVDGSRWSHTPELGIFHAVTDVHGNIMVSEDRIRYAYEMGKGEPSAVYHELSLALGEAWDEELEPFRHAAAGAPVRWLHHVG is encoded by the coding sequence ATGAAAGTGGAAACCACGCGCGGTGTCCTGTTTGTACACTCAGCCCCGGCTGTCATGTGCCCACATATTGAGTCATCCATTGCCGGGGTGATGGATCAGCGCACGGACTTGCAGTGGACTGCACAGCCCGCTGCGCCCAATGTGCTGCGCACCGAACTTAACTGGCGCGGACCAGCCGGAACCGGTGCCCGCCTTGCCTCGGCGCTTCGCGGCTGGGCCAATGTGCGCTACGAGGTGACGGAAGAGCCCAGTGCGGGCGTCGACGGCTCACGCTGGTCACACACCCCCGAACTGGGCATCTTCCATGCAGTGACGGATGTGCACGGCAACATCATGGTCTCGGAGGATAGGATCCGCTACGCCTACGAAATGGGCAAGGGTGAACCGTCGGCCGTCTATCATGAGCTTTCACTGGCACTGGGTGAGGCCTGGGATGAGGAGCTTGAACCCTTCCGCCACGCAGCAGCCGGAGCCCCCGTCCGGTGGCTCCACCACGTCGGCTGA
- a CDS encoding YraN family protein, protein MKAKDVLGQTGEWAAADFLEDRGIRVIDSNWRCPNGEIDLVALDGDELVIVEVKTRRSRRYGDPLEALTRAKLLRLRTLAVLWARSHDQVYGTIRIDAVGIIMDGDNPPSIDHLKGVA, encoded by the coding sequence ATGAAAGCAAAAGATGTGTTGGGTCAGACAGGTGAATGGGCCGCCGCGGACTTCCTGGAGGACCGCGGCATCCGGGTCATTGACAGCAACTGGCGGTGTCCCAACGGTGAAATTGACCTGGTGGCCCTCGACGGGGACGAACTTGTCATCGTTGAGGTGAAAACGCGCAGGTCCCGGCGGTACGGCGACCCTCTGGAAGCGTTGACGCGGGCCAAGCTCCTGCGCCTGAGGACCCTGGCGGTGCTGTGGGCGCGGTCGCATGACCAGGTTTACGGCACCATCCGGATCGACGCGGTGGGGATCATCATGGACGGGGACAACCCGCCCAGCATCGATCACCTCAAGGGTGTGGCGTGA
- a CDS encoding tyrosine recombinase XerC, whose protein sequence is MDHEERSALPPALAQAAEAFERYLRAERGRSEHTIRAYRGDLDTLLIHAVTEGNTELGQLDLGSLRRWLGEQNAAGLARSTLARRAATARSFTAWAVREELIPLDPALRLKAPQREKTLPAVLQQQQLGRLLDDMGEAAQALEPIALRDLAVVELLYATGIRVGELSGLDVDDVNRERRTVTVLGKGDKERTVPFGVPADTALGQWLRLGRNKLHQPHSGAALFLGQRGGRIDPRTVRTVVDKGLASLGDTSATGPHTLRHSAATHLLDGGADLRAVQEILGHSSLATTQLYTHVSVERLRESYRTAHPRA, encoded by the coding sequence GTGGATCACGAAGAACGCAGCGCCCTGCCTCCGGCACTGGCCCAGGCCGCCGAGGCTTTTGAACGCTACCTGCGTGCCGAGAGGGGCCGCTCGGAGCACACCATCCGTGCCTATCGCGGCGACCTCGACACCCTGCTCATCCACGCGGTCACCGAGGGCAACACCGAGTTGGGACAATTGGACCTGGGGTCGCTAAGGCGCTGGCTGGGTGAGCAAAACGCTGCCGGGCTGGCACGCTCCACGTTGGCCAGACGGGCAGCCACGGCACGCAGCTTCACGGCATGGGCCGTGCGGGAGGAACTTATTCCCCTGGACCCGGCGTTGCGGCTCAAGGCTCCGCAGCGAGAAAAAACCCTCCCGGCAGTCCTGCAGCAGCAACAGCTCGGCCGGCTCCTGGACGACATGGGGGAAGCCGCACAGGCCCTGGAGCCCATCGCCCTGCGAGACCTGGCCGTTGTCGAACTTCTTTACGCCACAGGCATCCGCGTCGGTGAACTGAGCGGCCTGGACGTTGATGATGTGAACCGGGAACGCCGCACAGTCACCGTCCTGGGCAAGGGTGACAAGGAACGCACGGTGCCCTTTGGTGTGCCAGCGGACACGGCACTTGGTCAGTGGCTGCGCCTGGGCCGGAACAAGCTGCACCAGCCACACAGTGGTGCGGCACTATTTTTGGGCCAGCGCGGCGGGCGCATCGACCCGCGCACGGTGCGGACGGTAGTGGACAAGGGCCTGGCCTCCTTGGGCGACACCTCCGCCACGGGCCCGCACACGCTGCGCCATTCCGCCGCAACACATCTGCTGGACGGCGGAGCCGACCTGCGAGCTGTTCAGGAAATTCTGGGCCACAGCTCACTCGCAACCACGCAGTTGTATACGCATGTCTCGGTGGAGCGGTTGCGGGAGAGCTACCGCACGGCTCATCCACGGGCCTGA
- a CDS encoding acyl carrier protein — protein sequence MASNEEILAGLAEIVNEETGLAPEAVELDKSFTDDLDIDSISMMTIVVNAEEKFDVKIPDEEVKNLKTVGDAVSFIAGAQA from the coding sequence ATGGCTAGCAACGAAGAAATCCTGGCTGGATTGGCCGAAATCGTCAACGAAGAGACCGGCCTGGCCCCTGAGGCAGTAGAGCTGGACAAGTCCTTCACGGATGACCTGGACATCGATTCCATCTCCATGATGACCATTGTTGTCAACGCCGAAGAGAAGTTCGATGTGAAGATCCCGGACGAGGAAGTCAAGAACCTCAAGACCGTTGGCGACGCCGTCAGCTTCATCGCAGGCGCGCAGGCATAA
- a CDS encoding YifB family Mg chelatase-like AAA ATPase, with the protein MSVGRALAVALVGLNGHVIEVEADIGQTLPNFILLGLPDASLSEARERIRSAAQNSGIPLSRRKITVNLIPASLPKRGSGFDLAIVMAALEAAGDVRGTGRTVFIAELGLDGRLRPVRGVLPAVLAALAAGHKDVVVAPANVAEGKLVKGVRVRAFECLADVAMDFNADPNNLVRLAGDWKAAAVHDAAEADGGAVERAVDLSEVAGQPVARLALEIAAAGGHHLMMVGPPGSGKTMLAERLPGLLPDLSDGDAMEVTAIQSLEHRGSGLLDLVRRPPYEHPHHSASTAAIIGGGSGIPRPGAASRAHRGVLFLDEAPEFDKRVLDALRQPLESGELVLHRSAGAAAYPARFQLVLAANPCPCGKATGKGINCECTPMARRRYFGRLSGPLLDRVDIQLQVNKVQLSQLADSGPRESSADVAKRVQLARNMAKERLRRWGLVHNAEMTGRILRGPLKMDGKCTALLDRAMGTGVLSARGYDRVLRLAWTVADLQGRERPDSDDVGLALTLRQRGEGL; encoded by the coding sequence ATGAGTGTTGGACGGGCCCTGGCGGTGGCGCTCGTGGGGCTGAATGGGCACGTGATCGAGGTCGAGGCCGACATTGGCCAGACGCTGCCAAATTTCATCCTGCTTGGCCTTCCCGACGCTTCCTTGTCAGAGGCGCGCGAACGAATCCGCTCAGCAGCCCAAAATTCCGGCATCCCCCTGAGCCGCCGAAAAATCACCGTCAACCTCATCCCGGCATCCCTGCCAAAACGCGGCTCGGGATTTGACTTGGCCATCGTGATGGCGGCCCTGGAAGCTGCAGGGGATGTGCGCGGGACCGGTAGGACGGTGTTCATTGCTGAATTGGGACTGGACGGGAGGCTCAGACCAGTGCGCGGGGTGCTGCCGGCCGTGCTGGCAGCCCTCGCAGCGGGACACAAGGACGTCGTTGTTGCCCCAGCCAATGTGGCTGAGGGGAAGCTGGTCAAGGGTGTCAGGGTGCGGGCCTTCGAGTGTTTGGCCGACGTGGCCATGGACTTCAACGCCGACCCTAATAACCTGGTGCGGCTGGCCGGAGACTGGAAAGCAGCCGCCGTCCATGACGCGGCCGAGGCGGATGGGGGTGCCGTTGAGCGCGCCGTGGACCTCTCTGAGGTGGCCGGGCAGCCAGTGGCACGGCTGGCCCTGGAAATTGCGGCCGCAGGCGGGCACCACCTGATGATGGTTGGCCCGCCCGGATCCGGCAAAACCATGCTGGCCGAGCGGCTGCCTGGCCTGTTGCCCGACCTCAGTGACGGCGACGCCATGGAGGTAACGGCCATCCAATCACTGGAGCACAGGGGTTCGGGCCTTCTTGATCTGGTGCGCCGGCCGCCGTACGAGCATCCTCATCATTCAGCCAGCACCGCCGCGATCATTGGCGGGGGCAGCGGCATCCCCCGTCCGGGTGCGGCGTCGCGGGCACACCGGGGTGTTCTATTTTTGGACGAAGCGCCTGAGTTCGACAAACGGGTGCTGGATGCCCTGCGCCAGCCGTTGGAGAGCGGCGAACTGGTGCTGCACCGCTCCGCCGGCGCAGCCGCCTACCCTGCCCGGTTTCAGTTGGTGCTGGCCGCGAACCCCTGTCCTTGTGGGAAGGCCACGGGCAAGGGCATCAACTGTGAATGCACGCCCATGGCGCGCCGGCGCTACTTCGGCAGGCTCTCAGGACCGCTGTTGGACAGGGTTGACATTCAGTTGCAGGTCAACAAGGTGCAACTGTCCCAATTGGCAGACTCCGGTCCGCGGGAATCAAGCGCTGACGTGGCGAAACGGGTGCAGTTGGCGCGGAACATGGCCAAGGAACGGCTGCGGCGCTGGGGCTTGGTGCACAATGCGGAAATGACGGGGCGGATTCTGCGCGGGCCGCTGAAGATGGACGGCAAATGCACGGCATTGCTGGACCGGGCCATGGGCACCGGCGTGCTCAGCGCAAGGGGATACGACCGTGTGCTGCGGCTTGCCTGGACCGTGGCAGATCTACAGGGCAGGGAACGTCCGGACAGCGACGACGTTGGCTTGGCACTGACATTGCGGCAGCGAGGAGAAGGACTATGA
- a CDS encoding ribonuclease HII — MAASPTLEWERELAAQGYKFVAGCDEVGRGSLAGPVSVGVVIIDAATATELPGVKDSKLLRVPVRQALVPAIIDWAAASAVGHSTPAEIDAFGLVAALRLAGSRALAQAAATLIPDFVILDGNQDWLSEPEVDLFTAAMAGGAAEPAPWAIQTRIKADLTCLSVAAASVLAKVERDAMMTELSGAFPVFGWDSNMGYGTAAHRAAIVEHGPTDHHRKSWRLV, encoded by the coding sequence GTGGCGGCCTCACCCACCCTTGAATGGGAACGCGAGCTGGCAGCCCAAGGCTATAAGTTTGTGGCTGGATGCGATGAAGTGGGCCGCGGCTCGCTGGCCGGCCCCGTCAGCGTCGGGGTGGTCATCATCGACGCTGCCACGGCTACCGAACTGCCGGGCGTGAAGGACAGCAAGCTGCTGCGTGTCCCAGTCCGGCAGGCCCTCGTGCCGGCCATCATCGACTGGGCGGCGGCAAGCGCCGTCGGGCATTCCACGCCTGCGGAAATTGATGCTTTTGGCCTGGTTGCCGCGTTGCGCCTGGCCGGATCCCGCGCGTTGGCGCAGGCCGCCGCAACACTGATCCCAGACTTTGTTATTTTGGACGGTAACCAGGATTGGCTCTCCGAACCCGAGGTGGATTTGTTCACGGCCGCCATGGCAGGTGGCGCGGCGGAGCCTGCACCCTGGGCGATCCAGACCCGCATCAAGGCCGACCTGACGTGCCTGTCGGTCGCCGCCGCCAGTGTGCTCGCCAAGGTTGAGCGCGATGCCATGATGACGGAATTGTCCGGGGCGTTTCCGGTGTTTGGCTGGGATTCCAACATGGGGTACGGCACCGCCGCCCACCGTGCCGCCATTGTCGAACACGGCCCCACCGACCACCACCGCAAGAGCTGGCGGCTCGTCTAA
- a CDS encoding LCP family protein, whose protein sequence is MGIEEHPDVPLRRRRNRRRTVLFVVLGLFLVAALVSVGFIANLGRSFDTQTVKIPTAFPAETLRPEKPVQGPAANAVNILLLGSDSRGDGLNLAEQGTASDQRSDTMLWVHIPADRKNIFLMSVMRDTWVNIPGYGEAKINAAMAFGGVPLVVETLEGMFGSRIDHVAIVDFEGFKAITNALGGVEVDVPLAFTTMDGNFTFSAGPQKLDGDQALAFVRERYAFSDGDYQRVKDQQIFLKAVLSGILSPATLSNPLKVNDLVNQVSPYISVDTGLTSATVGALAVSLKSVSGSDVHSFTLPTLGTGTSADGQSIVIKDDAAIAAISQALKDDTLATYLAGAGLG, encoded by the coding sequence ATGGGCATCGAAGAGCACCCGGACGTTCCGCTGCGGCGGCGCCGCAACCGTAGACGTACCGTGCTGTTCGTCGTGCTGGGGCTGTTCTTGGTGGCAGCTCTGGTGAGTGTCGGGTTCATTGCCAACCTGGGCCGCAGCTTCGACACCCAGACGGTGAAAATTCCCACCGCCTTCCCCGCGGAAACACTGCGCCCGGAAAAACCTGTGCAGGGTCCGGCTGCAAACGCCGTGAACATCCTGCTGCTGGGCAGTGACAGCCGCGGCGACGGGCTGAACCTTGCCGAGCAGGGAACAGCCTCCGACCAGCGCTCGGACACCATGTTGTGGGTTCACATCCCGGCCGATCGCAAGAACATCTTCCTGATGTCCGTCATGCGCGACACCTGGGTGAACATCCCCGGATATGGGGAGGCAAAAATCAACGCCGCCATGGCGTTTGGCGGGGTGCCGCTCGTGGTGGAAACGCTCGAGGGGATGTTTGGCAGCCGCATTGACCACGTGGCCATAGTGGACTTTGAGGGCTTCAAGGCCATCACCAACGCCCTGGGCGGAGTTGAGGTCGATGTCCCCCTGGCCTTTACCACCATGGACGGGAACTTCACCTTTTCTGCGGGTCCGCAAAAACTCGACGGCGACCAGGCGTTGGCCTTTGTCCGTGAACGTTATGCCTTTAGCGACGGGGACTACCAGCGTGTGAAGGACCAACAGATCTTCCTCAAAGCCGTGCTCAGCGGGATACTGTCTCCGGCCACCCTGAGCAACCCGCTCAAGGTCAATGACCTCGTGAACCAGGTGTCCCCCTACATCAGCGTTGATACGGGACTCACCTCGGCGACTGTTGGCGCGCTCGCAGTCAGCCTAAAAAGTGTCAGCGGCTCCGACGTGCACTCCTTCACCCTGCCCACCCTGGGGACAGGAACCAGTGCAGACGGGCAGTCAATTGTGATCAAGGATGACGCTGCCATCGCTGCCATCTCGCAGGCGCTGAAGGATGACACGCTGGCGACGTACCTGGCGGGGGCCGGGCTCGGATAG
- a CDS encoding ACP S-malonyltransferase: MLAIVCPGQGSQSSGFLSPWLELPGVEEQLSSLSEAAGIDLITHGTTSDAETIKDTAVAQPLIVAAGLVTAQALLGGAALVSESTVVAGHSVGEITAAALTGTLSNADAMAFVRERANRMAEAAAATPTGMAAVVGGDPDEVIAAITAAGLTPANMNSKGQTVAAGTSEQIAALVAAPPAKARVIPLQVAGAFHTHHMAPAVSALQALAPSLTPQAPKVPLLSNYDGAVVRSGEAALESLIAQVSRPVRWDLCMETMTAMGVGGLIELAPAGTLTGLAKRGMTGVSTLAVKTPDDLQAARELLAAHSSPEAGKP; the protein is encoded by the coding sequence GTGCTTGCAATAGTCTGCCCGGGTCAGGGCTCCCAATCCTCAGGATTCCTTTCACCATGGCTCGAACTGCCCGGTGTTGAAGAACAACTGTCCTCCCTGAGCGAGGCTGCCGGGATTGATTTGATCACCCACGGCACCACTTCCGATGCTGAAACCATCAAGGACACGGCCGTTGCCCAGCCCCTCATTGTGGCTGCGGGCCTTGTCACCGCCCAGGCCCTTCTGGGCGGTGCCGCACTGGTTTCCGAGTCCACTGTTGTTGCCGGCCACTCCGTGGGCGAGATCACGGCTGCCGCATTAACGGGCACCTTGTCCAACGCCGATGCCATGGCCTTTGTGCGTGAGCGTGCCAACCGGATGGCCGAGGCCGCTGCGGCCACTCCCACCGGCATGGCGGCTGTTGTTGGCGGGGATCCCGACGAGGTCATTGCTGCCATCACCGCCGCCGGCCTGACCCCGGCCAACATGAACTCCAAGGGCCAGACGGTCGCCGCCGGCACGTCGGAGCAGATCGCCGCCCTCGTGGCCGCCCCGCCCGCCAAGGCCCGTGTCATCCCGCTCCAGGTGGCCGGCGCCTTCCACACCCACCACATGGCCCCAGCCGTCTCCGCACTCCAGGCGCTCGCCCCGTCCCTTACCCCACAGGCACCCAAGGTGCCGCTGCTCTCAAACTACGACGGCGCCGTCGTACGTTCAGGGGAAGCAGCACTTGAGTCTCTGATCGCCCAGGTGTCGCGGCCCGTCCGCTGGGACCTGTGCATGGAAACCATGACCGCCATGGGGGTGGGCGGGCTGATTGAACTGGCGCCCGCAGGCACCCTGACCGGCCTTGCCAAGCGCGGCATGACCGGGGTGTCCACCCTTGCGGTGAAGACACCCGATGACCTTCAAGCTGCCCGGGAATTGCTGGCAGCGCACTCTTCGCCGGAAGCAGGAAAACCGTGA